In Wenzhouxiangella sp. XN201, the sequence AAGAACGATCACGAACTCGTCGCCGCCAAGCCGGCAAATCACATCGCCCTCGCGCAGCACGCGCTGACAGCGCCGCACCAGTTCGCGCAGCACCATATCGCCGGCAGCGTGGCCGTACTCGTCGTTGGTTTCCTTGAAATTGTCGAGGTCGAGGATCAGCACGGCCCGGTCAAAGGAGTCGGCCGAAGCGCCCGGCATGACGTTGTCGAGGTAGGTCTGCAGAAAGCGCCGGTTGTAGGCGTCGGTCAACGGGTCCAGGTTGGCCAGGCGGGCGGCCTTGTGCTGCTCCTCGATGGCCCGGGCGTGGCGCTCGTAGAGCTGACGTACGCGCCAGGTCAACCCAAGTGCCAGAATGCTGGCTTCGACCACCGAGCCGAAGTAGATCAGGTATTCGAACAGGCTGGTGCGCGGCACCAGGTCGAGCGACATGAACACCCGCGCGAATCCGCTGATGATGAATACCAGCCAGGCAGCCAGGAAAATGTAGCCCTCGGTGGCACCCCGGCGGCCAGCCAGGTAGGCGCCGGCAATCAGCAGGATCTGGAACAGAAGCTGGACCGGCTGCAGGGCGGTGAGGATCAGCGGCAGTCGCTGATCGGGCAGGATCAGCGCGGCGGTGGCCATAAGGGCTATCACGCCGATCAGGATGCGGATGGTCCGGCTCAGGCGCGGCGCGTGACGCTGCGGATGCACGAATGCCAGGAAGAAAAGCCCGATGGTCACCAATGCCAGCATGTTGATCACGGCGTACAGCTTTGCGACGTACGCCAGAAGAAAGTCGGGGAGTACGTAGTTCTGCAAGAGCCCGGAATCCATACCCAGCAACAGCAGGACGCTGGCCATCGCCAGCACATAGAACAGGTGACCGCGCTGGCGAAGATTCAGATACAGGATGAAGTTGTGGAAGATCAGGGCGATCAACATGCCGAACACGAGCCCGAAGACAAGGAAGTGGTTGGTCTTCGATTCGGCGAAAGTCGATCGGCTCTCTATCCACAACTCCACCGGCTGGAGACTGTCCTGAAC encodes:
- a CDS encoding diguanylate cyclase, which produces MSDRTGRHWLARLACALLLLAASAPLLAQHRADVIQLPDEGTIGDIKQAAAVRPDPEGALNPESLLRSDAGFERYSPELERNAPPLWLKLQVAAPPASDGQYVLRVARRFFQAFEVYVPDEDGQLREFRAAYDETITMDTVGRQFVSDFTVPSGEVQTLLIRVDTVQDSLQPVELWIESRSTFAESKTNHFLVFGLVFGMLIALIFHNFILYLNLRQRGHLFYVLAMASVLLLLGMDSGLLQNYVLPDFLLAYVAKLYAVINMLALVTIGLFFLAFVHPQRHAPRLSRTIRILIGVIALMATAALILPDQRLPLILTALQPVQLLFQILLIAGAYLAGRRGATEGYIFLAAWLVFIISGFARVFMSLDLVPRTSLFEYLIYFGSVVEASILALGLTWRVRQLYERHARAIEEQHKAARLANLDPLTDAYNRRFLQTYLDNVMPGASADSFDRAVLILDLDNFKETNDEYGHAAGDMVLRELVRRCQRVLREGDVICRLGGDEFVIVLSDQNDRTGQQVAGRIIDEVAERPFLFEGAEMPVTTSIGVVSSISPTCTVSDILRMADQALYQAKQAGRNRAVLFDPDKATPFRHGPSRAPARHEEA